In one Chitinophaga sancti genomic region, the following are encoded:
- a CDS encoding glycosyl hydrolase family 18 protein, translating to MKTKQMIRAGILSCLLLIASFLSQAQFRVIGYMPSWQGDVNAVQYSKLTHINYAFLLPTATGGLQAIDGASKLQSLVSLAHANNVKVLISVGGWNNGDDSGFESLAGNSTYRSNFVTNMMNFVSQYNLDGVDIDWEYPDAGTSANNYVSLMTALATSLHAQGKLLTAAVVGTGGDGVLSSVFSQVDFLNLMAYDYNNYDHSTYTYASQSISYWKGKGLPASKCVLGVPFYGRPSWESYAALIARGASPYADTYNGVGYNGITTMKSKVDLAYDQGSGIMIWELTQDATGTYSLLSAIHDEVVVKTGGSGNQSPTVSISSPANNATFTAGATISITATAADADGSVAKVEFYNGATLLGTATATPYTYSWAGVAAGTYSLTAKATDNKGATTTSSTVTIVVGGGSNTGNCAGVATWTAAGVYLGGAQVVYNNKLYTAKWWTQNEQPDTHTGDGQVWAYVSDCGSSTGTNKAPTVSISSPAGGAAYTAPASVSMTATAADSDGSITKVEFYNGATLLGTATSSPYTYSWTSVAAGTYSLTAKATDNGGASTTSSAVSITVSGSSNNGGNCAGVATYQPYPAVYNAGDKVVYNGNLYVSLANGLYNVTPGTADYWWQPLGACSSSAKVAALAATAAATNDAVPVAVYPNPATGGTLQVKVGAKAGEQLVLELWSVDGNGPVVRKVYTAGAKGAQMISVDISKVPVGTWIVKIANAVGTRKESVKLIRM from the coding sequence ATGAAAACAAAACAAATGATAAGAGCAGGAATACTATCCTGTCTGTTACTTATCGCCTCATTTTTATCCCAGGCACAGTTTAGAGTAATCGGCTACATGCCTTCCTGGCAAGGCGATGTGAATGCTGTTCAGTACAGCAAACTCACTCACATCAACTATGCATTCCTCCTGCCTACGGCTACAGGTGGATTACAAGCCATTGATGGTGCTTCTAAATTGCAGAGCCTTGTATCACTGGCACATGCCAATAATGTAAAGGTACTCATCTCTGTCGGCGGCTGGAACAATGGTGATGACAGTGGTTTTGAATCACTGGCGGGCAACAGTACTTACCGTTCTAACTTCGTTACGAACATGATGAACTTCGTGAGCCAGTACAACCTGGATGGCGTGGACATTGACTGGGAGTATCCGGATGCAGGAACGTCTGCGAACAACTATGTATCCCTCATGACAGCCCTTGCCACTTCTTTGCATGCACAGGGTAAATTACTCACTGCCGCTGTAGTAGGTACAGGTGGCGATGGTGTACTGAGCAGCGTATTTTCACAGGTAGATTTTCTGAACCTGATGGCGTATGATTATAATAATTATGATCACTCTACCTATACCTATGCTTCTCAATCTATATCTTACTGGAAAGGCAAAGGCCTGCCTGCATCCAAATGTGTATTAGGTGTGCCTTTCTATGGCCGTCCTTCATGGGAAAGCTATGCTGCGCTGATCGCAAGAGGTGCCAGCCCTTATGCAGATACATATAATGGTGTGGGGTATAATGGTATTACTACCATGAAGAGTAAAGTAGACCTGGCTTATGACCAGGGTAGTGGTATCATGATCTGGGAACTGACCCAGGATGCAACAGGTACTTATTCACTGCTGTCAGCTATTCATGATGAAGTAGTTGTAAAAACTGGAGGTAGCGGTAACCAGTCACCAACCGTGAGCATTTCTTCTCCGGCAAACAATGCAACATTTACCGCAGGTGCAACTATCTCCATTACAGCTACCGCAGCAGATGCAGATGGTAGTGTGGCAAAAGTTGAATTCTACAATGGCGCTACCTTGTTAGGTACAGCAACGGCTACTCCTTATACTTATAGCTGGGCAGGCGTAGCAGCAGGTACTTATTCCCTGACTGCAAAAGCGACTGATAACAAAGGTGCAACAACCACCAGTTCAACAGTGACCATCGTAGTAGGTGGTGGCAGCAATACCGGCAATTGCGCGGGTGTAGCTACCTGGACGGCAGCAGGTGTTTACCTGGGTGGTGCACAGGTGGTGTATAACAATAAATTGTATACAGCTAAATGGTGGACACAGAATGAACAACCCGATACGCATACAGGTGATGGCCAGGTATGGGCTTATGTAAGTGATTGTGGTTCTTCAACAGGTACTAATAAGGCACCTACCGTAAGCATTTCTTCACCAGCAGGTGGGGCTGCTTATACAGCTCCTGCATCCGTGAGTATGACTGCTACAGCTGCGGATTCCGATGGTTCTATTACAAAAGTTGAATTCTATAACGGCGCTACCTTATTGGGTACTGCTACTTCTTCTCCTTATACCTATAGCTGGACAAGCGTAGCTGCAGGAACTTATTCCCTGACCGCAAAAGCAACGGATAACGGTGGTGCCTCTACTACAAGTAGTGCTGTGAGCATTACAGTGTCAGGTTCTTCCAACAATGGTGGTAATTGCGCGGGTGTGGCTACTTATCAGCCTTATCCTGCTGTGTACAATGCAGGTGATAAGGTCGTCTATAATGGTAACCTGTATGTATCACTGGCAAATGGATTGTATAATGTTACACCGGGTACAGCAGATTATTGGTGGCAGCCACTGGGTGCTTGTAGCAGCAGTGCAAAAGTAGCGGCGCTGGCGGCTACAGCTGCAGCAACGAACGATGCGGTGCCTGTGGCAGTGTATCCTAACCCGGCTACGGGTGGCACCTTGCAGGTGAAAGTAGGGGCGAAAGCTGGTGAACAGCTGGTGCTGGAATTGTGGAGTGTGGATGGAAACGGACCGGTGGTGAGAAAGGTGTATACAGCAGGTGCAAAAGGTGCGCAAATGATTAGTGTGGATATTAGTAAGGTGCCGGTAGGTACCTGGATAGTGAAGATTGCTAACGCTGTGGGTACGCGTAAAGAAAGTGTGAAACTGATACGGATGTAA
- a CDS encoding HAD-IB family phosphatase yields MNKNYYIIDFDSTFTQVEALDELARISLQDHPDREAIYKKIEDLTNLAMEGKLSFRESLSGRVKLLEASREHLALLIKHLKKQVSVSFSRNKKFFKHHADDVLIVSGGFKEFITPVVLPYHIKKENIYANTFVFDADGKIIGFDETNPLSDEGGKVKLLKDMQLAGDIYGIGDGHSDFQLKEFGMIKKFFAFTENIKRKAVAEKADHVTPSFDEFLYVNNLPSALSYPKNRITCVVLGEADQEAVHFLKKDGFAIETSPEAIADAGILLLAAGTKVDVALLEQAPKLKVIGYLGNGKDMIDYDACTIRGVVVFDNLKKPLSVAKRVAKFINNGDTFKSSNFPYLQLPEVENAHRLIGIHRNAPGMIAKVNQVFAERGINIISQFLMTNNQIGYVITDVTAEYDKQVLKGLKEIEGTIKFRYLY; encoded by the coding sequence GTGAATAAAAACTATTATATTATCGATTTCGACAGCACTTTTACGCAGGTCGAAGCATTGGATGAGCTGGCGCGCATTTCATTACAGGACCACCCGGATCGGGAGGCTATCTACAAAAAGATTGAAGATCTGACTAACCTGGCCATGGAAGGGAAACTCTCATTCAGGGAAAGCCTTTCCGGCAGGGTAAAGCTCCTGGAAGCCAGCAGAGAGCATCTGGCATTGCTGATCAAACACCTGAAAAAACAGGTTTCCGTCTCTTTCTCCAGGAACAAAAAGTTCTTCAAACACCATGCAGACGATGTATTGATCGTATCCGGTGGCTTCAAGGAGTTCATCACCCCGGTAGTGCTCCCTTATCATATCAAAAAAGAGAATATATACGCTAATACTTTTGTGTTCGATGCTGATGGTAAAATCATCGGTTTTGACGAAACCAACCCCCTTTCTGACGAAGGTGGTAAGGTAAAACTCCTGAAGGACATGCAATTAGCCGGCGATATCTATGGTATTGGCGACGGGCATTCTGACTTCCAGCTGAAGGAGTTTGGCATGATCAAGAAGTTCTTTGCATTTACAGAGAATATTAAGAGAAAGGCAGTTGCAGAGAAAGCAGACCATGTGACACCGAGTTTTGATGAATTCCTGTATGTGAATAACTTACCGAGTGCGCTCTCCTATCCTAAGAACAGGATTACCTGTGTGGTACTGGGTGAAGCAGATCAGGAGGCGGTTCACTTCCTGAAGAAAGATGGTTTTGCCATAGAGACCTCCCCGGAGGCAATTGCTGATGCAGGTATTCTTTTACTGGCAGCAGGCACCAAAGTGGATGTCGCATTGCTGGAACAGGCCCCTAAGCTGAAAGTAATTGGTTACCTGGGCAATGGTAAGGACATGATCGATTATGATGCCTGCACCATCCGCGGTGTCGTTGTATTTGATAACCTGAAGAAGCCATTGTCTGTCGCAAAAAGAGTAGCGAAATTTATCAACAACGGAGATACTTTCAAGAGCAGTAATTTCCCATACCTGCAATTGCCGGAAGTGGAGAATGCACATCGCCTGATTGGTATTCATCGCAATGCACCTGGTATGATTGCGAAAGTGAACCAGGTATTTGCAGAGAGAGGTATTAATATCATCAGCCAGTTCCTGATGACGAACAACCAGATCGGTTATGTGATCACGGATGTAACTGCGGAATATGACAAGCAGGTACTAAAAGGATTGAAAGAAATAGAAGGAACGATAAAGTTCAGATACCTGTATTAA
- a CDS encoding SRPBCC family protein produces the protein MSNQVIVIEETFNAPVEKVWQALTDKEKMKQWYFNLDDFKAERGFKFSFPGQGHKGEQYIHLCEVTIAVPLQKLQYSWQYKDYEGYSTVTFELFDEGDKTKLKLTHEGLDSFPRHPDFAADSFSRGWTHLMTISLKEYLA, from the coding sequence ATGAGCAACCAGGTAATTGTAATTGAAGAAACTTTCAATGCGCCTGTGGAAAAAGTATGGCAGGCCCTTACTGACAAGGAGAAGATGAAACAATGGTATTTTAACCTCGATGATTTTAAAGCAGAACGCGGATTCAAATTTAGTTTTCCCGGCCAGGGCCATAAAGGAGAACAATACATTCATCTCTGCGAAGTAACCATTGCAGTACCCCTGCAGAAATTACAATATAGTTGGCAATACAAGGATTATGAAGGTTATTCCACCGTAACTTTCGAACTGTTTGACGAAGGTGATAAGACAAAATTAAAGTTAACGCACGAAGGTTTGGATAGTTTCCCCAGGCATCCGGACTTCGCTGCAGACAGCTTCAGCCGTGGCTGGACGCACCTCATGACCATCTCCCTGAAGGAGTATTTAGCCTAA
- a CDS encoding ArsR/SmtB family transcription factor — MEARRDVFQAIADPTRREIIHLIAHEPRHLNAIAENFDVSRQAISLHIKILVECGLIEIRQQGRERYCAARLEKLQEVQEWITQYESFWKTKIQALKNFLEDNSSPRKSKKK, encoded by the coding sequence ATGGAAGCCAGAAGAGATGTATTCCAGGCGATAGCGGACCCTACCCGGCGGGAAATCATTCACCTGATTGCCCACGAACCCCGTCATCTCAACGCCATTGCAGAGAATTTTGATGTGAGCAGACAAGCTATTTCCCTGCACATAAAGATCCTGGTAGAATGCGGTCTTATCGAGATCCGGCAACAAGGCAGGGAAAGATACTGCGCAGCCAGGCTGGAGAAATTACAGGAAGTACAGGAATGGATCACTCAGTATGAATCATTCTGGAAAACTAAAATACAGGCACTGAAAAACTTTCTTGAAGACAATTCATCACCCCGTAAATCCAAAAAGAAATGA
- a CDS encoding carbohydrate-binding domain-containing protein, producing the protein MKLSYLPFCITLLGATLTLSTSCKKSSAEVPPDNNYSMVDSVFTSGTPEGSAATGADAADLVDNTTFTSTVTINFGSSVTINNPLDGKGVIITQNLGDITITSSVAGVQYELSGTTTDGSVKIYSNNDYKVNLNSVTITNSDGPALNLQSTKRAFIVLGAGTTSTLKDGAVYAASNEDQKGTLFAEGPVIFSGDGVLSVSGLYQHAICSDQRVRLRSGKLYADAVGDGIHTANFIADGGYAKVGNSANGIVVEGGAAIVNGGSLEVDIRKLGLTTLAVEGTDPYININGGSIYIRSTLGKGLQSAGDLTVNKGNVDAYVIYSSATADNPGVSAKKNIYINGGYVGCKGYYGLHTDGNLTITGGALIAYSYTSIASGIDCPSGTFKITGGNVLGAGKTTSVPDANSSTVNALVLGGSSKVMHVGRINNGKEIMTFQPDEFFYTVLYASSKVVTDAQCDLFRGGSVYGNVGSDTVVATYGNLGGLYKTGLYISDGRIADTSFKVSSRITMVGGLTK; encoded by the coding sequence ATGAAATTATCCTATTTACCCTTTTGCATAACCCTGTTGGGTGCAACGCTTACTTTGTCTACCAGTTGTAAGAAATCATCCGCGGAAGTACCGCCTGATAACAACTATTCAATGGTGGATAGTGTTTTTACTTCCGGTACCCCGGAAGGATCTGCAGCCACTGGTGCTGATGCCGCTGACCTGGTAGACAATACTACGTTTACCAGCACGGTGACTATTAACTTCGGTAGTTCTGTGACGATCAATAATCCGCTCGATGGCAAAGGTGTCATTATCACACAAAACCTGGGCGACATAACCATTACATCTTCTGTAGCCGGTGTGCAATATGAATTGTCAGGTACTACTACGGATGGTTCCGTAAAGATTTATAGTAATAACGATTATAAGGTAAACCTCAATAGTGTGACCATTACGAATAGCGATGGTCCTGCATTGAACCTGCAATCTACTAAGCGTGCCTTCATTGTATTGGGTGCCGGCACAACCAGTACATTGAAAGACGGTGCTGTTTATGCCGCCAGTAACGAAGATCAGAAAGGAACACTCTTTGCTGAGGGGCCAGTGATCTTTAGCGGAGATGGTGTGCTAAGTGTATCTGGTCTATATCAACATGCTATCTGTTCTGATCAGCGGGTGCGCCTTCGTTCCGGTAAGCTATATGCAGATGCTGTGGGTGATGGCATTCATACGGCTAATTTTATTGCAGATGGTGGGTATGCAAAAGTGGGCAACAGTGCAAATGGGATTGTGGTAGAAGGTGGTGCAGCCATTGTAAATGGTGGCAGCCTGGAAGTGGATATCCGCAAATTAGGATTGACTACACTTGCAGTGGAAGGTACTGATCCTTATATCAATATTAATGGCGGTAGTATTTATATCAGGTCTACTTTGGGTAAGGGGCTGCAGAGTGCAGGTGATCTGACGGTTAATAAAGGAAATGTAGATGCATATGTAATTTATAGCAGCGCAACAGCTGATAATCCTGGTGTGAGTGCGAAGAAGAATATTTACATCAATGGTGGTTATGTAGGTTGCAAAGGATATTATGGTTTGCATACCGATGGCAATCTGACGATTACCGGAGGTGCTTTGATTGCGTATTCTTACACCAGCATCGCCTCAGGCATTGATTGTCCTTCAGGAACATTTAAGATCACAGGTGGCAATGTATTGGGTGCTGGTAAAACAACCAGTGTACCCGATGCAAATTCATCTACTGTCAATGCCCTGGTGCTAGGTGGTTCATCAAAGGTGATGCATGTAGGCCGTATTAATAATGGAAAAGAAATCATGACTTTCCAGCCGGATGAATTTTTTTACACCGTGTTATATGCTTCCTCAAAAGTGGTGACAGATGCGCAATGTGATTTGTTTAGAGGAGGAAGTGTGTATGGTAATGTAGGCAGTGATACGGTGGTCGCTACTTATGGTAATTTAGGCGGCTTGTATAAAACAGGCTTATATATCAGTGATGGCAGGATAGCCGATACCTCGTTTAAGGTGAGCAGCCGGATCACAATGGTGGGTGGATTGACTAAATAG
- a CDS encoding glycosyl hydrolase family 28-related protein, with translation MQRLFFLATIIFSLPVFAQHTPQLFQVTTAATAPGQTVLIRGEYMDQVAKIEVGRLADERVDNTTPSYVSLPAADHLPDPKSSKISAGERMMAVDKIQQNEQSVKVIIPAAFQQGVYCVRMTDNKGSVSGFYVNVPIVNWVISDDGYNAAAAGDVLRIQGKNLFRKGGKGQVMLINAGKTIPVKVDSVYDDYSVKVSIPTTIQQGKYQLFYHNGSGGKTAWSAPLSINIVNKELWKTQVYNVKTYGAKGDGSQDDTEAFKRTLSAAGDGGIVNIPAGNYVLSDGFNIPTGVMIKGQKGTVLNFKPVSAQTLFSGSDHFGITDLSIQAGRALGIIMNSGNGHVILERLTVLQDIGNAVSELDSKWNKTGIQLKGPGIRLRDCVFKSAGMFSFIGVSGFIQRCRFEKTGGSLKTYMKIHPQGLIFEDCHKQTNGYGYGATVNESYDLYEARNITPFNYINDREVMTLDGGSGGYFGKVGSVSGNSITLAADGKTFQWAANKWIGGGLFIIDGKGAGQFRRIVKHTMDRIELDEPFLVPPDTGSEISITTIRDHLYFVNNSATDAGAYQFYGSAQNCVIAGLKMQRSAGIVGKGSYLNYGRQPNWYIDIVNCELSDGTYTPQLDQKDRFRGEQQINIIGSGYTGLNIGSLVRGNVLSGKSYIRVSPGGEINDVQDAIIEGNKVSGAKNGLAIYGVGRVISNLFIHDNQFGTMDIHKALKAEAYQVR, from the coding sequence ATGCAACGTCTCTTTTTTCTAGCCACCATTATCTTTTCATTACCAGTATTTGCTCAGCACACACCACAACTTTTCCAGGTTACCACTGCCGCTACTGCACCCGGACAAACAGTGTTAATAAGAGGGGAATACATGGACCAGGTTGCAAAGATCGAAGTCGGCAGACTTGCAGATGAACGAGTCGATAATACCACTCCCAGCTACGTTTCATTGCCCGCAGCCGATCACCTGCCCGACCCTAAGAGCAGTAAAATCAGTGCCGGCGAAAGAATGATGGCTGTGGATAAAATACAGCAAAACGAACAATCTGTCAAGGTCATTATTCCAGCTGCATTTCAACAAGGCGTGTATTGTGTCCGCATGACAGATAATAAAGGCTCCGTCTCCGGTTTCTATGTCAATGTACCGATTGTGAATTGGGTGATCAGCGATGATGGCTATAATGCTGCCGCTGCGGGCGATGTACTCCGCATTCAGGGAAAGAACCTGTTTCGCAAAGGTGGCAAGGGCCAGGTGATGCTAATAAATGCAGGTAAAACCATTCCCGTAAAAGTAGATAGCGTGTATGATGATTATTCTGTGAAAGTAAGCATCCCCACTACCATTCAGCAAGGCAAATATCAATTGTTTTACCACAATGGATCAGGTGGCAAAACTGCCTGGAGTGCACCCCTCTCCATCAATATTGTGAATAAGGAACTGTGGAAAACCCAGGTGTACAATGTAAAAACATACGGCGCAAAAGGCGATGGATCGCAGGATGATACCGAAGCTTTTAAGAGGACTTTGAGTGCTGCAGGCGATGGTGGTATTGTAAACATCCCCGCTGGGAACTATGTCTTATCAGATGGATTCAACATCCCAACGGGCGTGATGATAAAAGGACAAAAAGGAACGGTATTAAATTTTAAACCTGTCAGTGCACAAACCCTTTTCAGTGGCAGCGATCACTTTGGTATTACAGACCTCAGTATCCAGGCAGGCCGTGCACTCGGCATTATCATGAATAGCGGTAATGGTCATGTGATCCTGGAACGGCTTACTGTGCTACAGGATATTGGCAACGCAGTTTCCGAGCTGGATAGTAAATGGAACAAAACCGGTATCCAGCTAAAAGGGCCTGGTATCAGACTAAGAGATTGTGTGTTTAAATCAGCCGGCATGTTCTCCTTTATTGGTGTCAGCGGATTTATCCAGCGTTGCCGTTTTGAAAAAACAGGGGGCAGTCTAAAGACCTATATGAAGATCCATCCCCAGGGCCTCATCTTCGAAGATTGTCATAAGCAGACTAACGGTTATGGATATGGTGCCACTGTCAATGAAAGTTATGACCTGTACGAAGCCAGGAATATCACGCCATTCAATTATATCAATGACAGGGAAGTGATGACCCTGGATGGTGGCAGTGGCGGCTATTTCGGCAAGGTAGGCAGTGTGAGTGGGAATAGTATTACCCTTGCTGCTGATGGCAAGACCTTTCAGTGGGCGGCCAACAAATGGATTGGTGGTGGCCTCTTCATCATCGATGGCAAAGGCGCCGGTCAGTTCAGGAGAATTGTGAAACATACCATGGATAGGATCGAACTGGATGAGCCATTTTTGGTGCCACCAGATACCGGTTCTGAAATTAGTATCACCACTATCCGTGATCATCTCTACTTTGTAAATAACTCGGCTACCGATGCAGGGGCTTATCAATTCTATGGCTCTGCGCAGAACTGTGTGATTGCAGGATTGAAAATGCAACGCAGTGCAGGCATTGTAGGTAAAGGTTCCTATTTGAATTATGGCAGACAGCCTAACTGGTATATTGATATTGTAAACTGTGAATTGAGCGATGGCACTTATACGCCACAGTTAGATCAGAAAGATCGATTCCGGGGCGAACAACAGATCAATATTATTGGTTCTGGTTATACCGGGCTGAATATTGGTTCATTGGTGAGAGGGAATGTGCTGAGTGGAAAAAGCTATATCCGGGTATCTCCCGGTGGCGAGATCAATGATGTACAGGATGCGATTATAGAAGGCAATAAGGTGAGCGGGGCAAAGAATGGACTAGCCATTTACGGGGTGGGCCGGGTAATCAGCAATTTATTTATACATGACAATCAATTCGGTACGATGGATATTCACAAAGCTTTGAAAGCAGAGGCCTACCAGGTGAGGTAA
- a CDS encoding LOG family protein, whose protein sequence is MKSITVFCGSSNGTDNVFMEQAFQLGKTLGENKIGLVYGGAKVGLMGAVADGALSAGGTVIGVIPDFLKSKEIAHTGLTELLIVDSMHTRKMRMNELCEGVITLPGGYGTMEEFFEMLTWAQLGLHKKPIGILNINGYYDAMITLVETMVEKGFLKEVNRDMLLISDDIDTLLEKMRNYVPPVVGKWINKEEV, encoded by the coding sequence ATGAAAAGTATAACTGTCTTTTGTGGCTCCAGCAATGGTACTGACAATGTATTTATGGAACAAGCCTTTCAGCTTGGTAAGACCCTTGGAGAAAATAAAATCGGACTTGTATATGGGGGTGCAAAAGTAGGCTTGATGGGAGCAGTAGCAGATGGTGCGCTGTCAGCAGGAGGAACAGTAATTGGAGTGATCCCTGATTTTTTAAAATCAAAGGAAATAGCCCATACAGGTTTGACAGAACTCCTGATTGTAGATAGCATGCATACCAGGAAAATGCGGATGAATGAACTGTGTGAGGGGGTGATAACATTACCGGGGGGCTATGGAACGATGGAAGAGTTTTTTGAAATGCTGACCTGGGCACAGTTGGGCCTGCATAAGAAACCGATTGGCATACTGAATATAAACGGGTATTACGATGCAATGATCACCCTGGTGGAGACGATGGTGGAGAAAGGTTTTTTGAAGGAGGTCAACCGGGATATGCTCTTGATAAGTGATGATATTGATACCTTGTTGGAGAAGATGAGGAACTATGTGCCGCCGGTAGTAGGAAAATGGATTAACAAAGAAGAAGTATAA
- a CDS encoding S24/S26 family peptidase, with protein sequence MNKFERLKSELLQHGTGKMKAFGSSMLPILKSGSNLTFVKADVYKIGDIVFCKVKGRYIDAHKVIKIDAHKGYLIANNHGHENGWTRIVYGKVVQGEYQHRVIYRNE encoded by the coding sequence ATGAACAAATTTGAACGATTAAAGAGTGAGTTGCTCCAGCATGGAACCGGAAAGATGAAAGCATTTGGCAGCTCGATGCTCCCCATTTTGAAGAGTGGCAGTAACCTGACCTTTGTAAAAGCAGATGTGTATAAGATTGGGGATATCGTGTTCTGTAAGGTGAAAGGCCGGTATATTGATGCGCACAAAGTGATTAAGATAGATGCGCACAAAGGTTACCTGATTGCAAATAACCACGGGCATGAGAATGGATGGACCAGGATTGTCTACGGAAAAGTTGTGCAGGGAGAATACCAGCACCGGGTGATTTATCGCAATGAGTGA
- a CDS encoding nuclear transport factor 2 family protein has protein sequence MIPSVETMIAQYVSTWNASDLDAYKAGFASCWAPEAIYTDPGHAMVQGVAALADLALFSWNKFPGRQFHIIKRPVFHHNSGRYYWKVALPEGPREGLDYFEFNDQFQITRLVSFF, from the coding sequence ATGATTCCATCAGTTGAAACGATGATAGCGCAATATGTGAGTACCTGGAATGCCTCGGACCTCGATGCGTACAAAGCCGGCTTTGCCTCCTGCTGGGCACCGGAAGCCATTTATACCGATCCCGGCCATGCCATGGTGCAAGGCGTAGCAGCGCTTGCAGACCTGGCGCTATTTTCCTGGAACAAATTTCCTGGCAGACAATTCCACATTATCAAACGCCCTGTATTTCACCATAACAGCGGCCGTTATTACTGGAAAGTAGCCCTCCCCGAAGGCCCAAGGGAAGGACTCGACTACTTCGAATTCAATGACCAGTTCCAGATCACCCGCCTTGTCAGCTTTTTTTAA
- a CDS encoding Crp/Fnr family transcriptional regulator: protein MYQRLLANFAMHISMDQPETDLVLAKLQTRQVKKNAYLLREGDICRQIYFVNEGCLRLFHTDSKGEDHNVLFCPENWWINDMASFSGQQPAFYNIGALEDSEVFFFSYDELEALYLTVPKLERFFRILIQNGFYMYQRRVTANLSLTAEERYARFSRQYPGLEQRITQKQIAAYLGITPAFLSMIRGRKS, encoded by the coding sequence ATGTACCAGCGGCTCCTCGCCAATTTTGCCATGCACATCTCTATGGATCAACCTGAGACAGATCTTGTATTGGCAAAACTCCAGACCCGGCAGGTAAAGAAAAACGCCTACCTCCTGCGTGAGGGAGACATCTGCCGGCAGATCTATTTTGTCAATGAAGGATGTTTGCGATTATTTCATACAGATAGCAAAGGCGAAGATCACAATGTATTATTCTGCCCGGAAAACTGGTGGATCAATGATATGGCTAGTTTTTCCGGGCAACAACCTGCCTTTTATAATATAGGCGCCTTGGAAGATAGTGAGGTATTCTTTTTCTCTTATGATGAACTGGAAGCGCTTTATCTCACAGTGCCTAAACTGGAACGCTTTTTCCGCATCCTGATCCAGAATGGATTTTATATGTATCAACGGCGGGTGACGGCCAATTTATCTTTGACAGCAGAAGAACGATACGCCCGGTTTAGCCGGCAATATCCAGGTTTGGAGCAAAGAATTACACAGAAACAAATTGCTGCATACCTGGGTATTACGCCTGCATTTCTAAGTATGATCAGGGGCAGGAAATCATAA
- a CDS encoding class I SAM-dependent methyltransferase codes for MTNETPEFWEKSFTEKQEMWGFEPAKSAILTKDFFLRHGVRNVLVPGFGYGRNAQVLRENGMKVTGIEISQTAIKMARKHYGNEMMIYHGSVTDMPFDYEKYEGIFCYALIHLLDAPERQKLIRDCYAQLHTGGYMVFTVISKAAPTYGTGTLLSKDRYEMFGGVNMYFYDRASIQAEFGNAGLFEVSEVTENYPFFLVKCQKL; via the coding sequence ATGACAAATGAAACCCCGGAATTCTGGGAAAAGAGTTTTACCGAAAAGCAGGAGATGTGGGGCTTTGAGCCTGCCAAATCAGCTATCTTAACAAAGGACTTCTTCCTGCGGCATGGTGTGAGGAACGTGCTTGTACCAGGGTTTGGCTATGGCCGGAATGCGCAGGTGCTAAGAGAGAACGGGATGAAAGTAACAGGGATTGAAATCTCTCAAACTGCCATTAAAATGGCCCGGAAACATTATGGAAATGAGATGATGATCTATCATGGTTCTGTAACCGACATGCCATTTGATTATGAAAAATATGAGGGGATCTTTTGTTATGCACTCATTCATTTGCTGGATGCTCCTGAACGGCAGAAACTGATCAGGGATTGTTATGCACAGCTGCATACAGGGGGCTATATGGTGTTCACCGTTATATCGAAAGCCGCCCCTACTTATGGAACAGGCACCCTGCTCAGTAAGGACCGTTACGAAATGTTCGGTGGTGTGAATATGTATTTTTATGACAGGGCGTCTATTCAGGCGGAGTTCGGCAATGCAGGGCTGTTCGAGGTAAGCGAGGTGACAGAGAATTACCCTTTCTTCCTGGTTAAGTGTCAGAAATTATGA